In Dromiciops gliroides isolate mDroGli1 chromosome 4, mDroGli1.pri, whole genome shotgun sequence, one DNA window encodes the following:
- the TSC22D4 gene encoding TSC22 domain family protein 4, giving the protein MSGGKKKSSFQITSVTTDYEGPGGSGGGDSPTAVVSTLLIPRLPNGEPSSELGGKGTPRNGSPPPGAPASRFRVVKLPQGLGEPYRRGRWTCVDIYERDLEAPALSRLLEGVRGATGGTGGRSLDSRLELSSLGLVPPNPQPQGPTNWLRPPPTSPGLQARSFTGGLAQLAGGKGRAETPPLSASPPQQHPSEPSDRDNTGVLVPHASTQLPTLWVEAEAGAPATTPPITRKKDGAPWLRKEGEERGQLPLRGSRPGSPALSLLQDTNPNRKSSDPFGASAQRLNLARSMLAISSPLDGDDDSGSGSMVAIDNKIEQAMDLVKSHLMFAVREEVEVLKEQIRELAERNAALEQENGLLRALASPEQLAQLPVSGTPHPGPLAPNGPSS; this is encoded by the exons ATGAGTGGGGGTAAGAAGAAGAGCAGTTTCCAGATCACCAGTGTCACCACAGACTATGAAGGTCCTGGGGGATCTGGGGGAGGTGACTCCCCTACAGCTGTGGTTTCTACCTTACTCATACCTCGTCTTCCCAATGGGGAACCCAGCTCAGAGTTGGGAGGCAAAGGGACCCCTCGAAATGGCTCCCCACCCCCTGGGGCCCCAGCTTCACGTTTCCGGGTAGTGAAGCTTCCCCAGGGACTAGGGGAGCCATATCGCCGAGGGCGCTGGACATGTGTGGACATTTATGAGAGGGACCTGGAAGCCCCTGCCCTCAGCCGTCTCCTGGAGGGAGTTCGAGGAGCAACTGGAGGGACTGGGGGTCGTTCTTTGGACTCTAGGCTAGAGTTGTCCAGTTTGGGCCTGGTTCCGCCAAACCCCCAACCTCAGGGCCCAACCAACTGGCTTCGCCCACCCCCAACTTCCCCTGGCCTTCAGGCCCGATCTTTCACTGGGGGGCTAGCCCAGCTGGCAGGGGGCAAGGGGAGGGCTGAAACTCCACCTCTTTCAGCTTCTCCACCCCAGCAGCACCCCTCGGAGCCCAGTGATAGGGACAATACAGGGGTACTGGTACCACATGCCTCAACCCAGCTGCCCACCCTGTGGGTAGAGGCAGAGGCTGGGGCTCCAGCAACAACTCCTCCAATCACCCGAAAGAAGGATGGAGCCCCTTGGCtgaggaaagagggggaggaaagaggccAG CTCCCTCTCCGAGGCTCCCGCCCTGGCTCTCCagccctctcccttctccaggaTACCAATCCCAACCGGAAATCCTCAGACCCCTTTGGAGCCTCTGCTCAGCGGCTGAATCTGGCTCGATCTATGCTTGCCATTAGTAGCCCCCTCGATGGTGATGATGACAG TGGCTCTGGAAGCATGGTTGCCATTGACAACAAGATTGAACAAGCTATG GACTTGGTCAAGTCTCACCTCATGTTTGCAGTTCGGGAGGAGGTGGAGGTCCTGAAGGAGCAGATCCGAGAACTAGCTGAACGAAATGCAGCCTTGGAGCAAGAGAATGGATTGCTCCGGGCTCTGGCCAGCCCTGAACAGCTGGCCCAACTTCCGGTCTCTGGGACCCCTCATCCTGGACCCCTTGCCCCAAATGGGCCCTCCTCATGA
- the C4H7orf61 gene encoding uncharacterized protein C7orf61 homolog — MCLSWLYRLWEKFRCLFLPWTRSAIQLSTLTIPDSKGKVLKQMGEAKRMVKEDVRDQSRTLLQMPQTAMYNVTGLMESFLHFGRKFGMGKTTTSRPSSLGLPHHVDSKESEMLRDLYAVLWTMREQIQELVRRQERRKQRHSRLPACTSSARGSKQDARSPL, encoded by the exons ATGTGTTTGTCCTGGCTATATCGTCTTTGGGAGAAGTTTAGGTGCCTG TTCCTCCCTTGGACAAGATCTGCTATCCAGCTTTCTACCCTGACGATCCCTGACTCCAAAGGAAAAGTGTTAAAACAGATGGGAGAGGCAAAGAGGATGGTAAAGGAGGATGTGAGGGACCAGTCAAGAACTCTGCTTCAAATGCCCCAGACAGCTATGTATAATGTCACCGGTTTAATGGAATCCTTCCTGCATTTTGGCAGGAAGTTTGGGATGGGAAAG ACTACTACTTCACGGCCTTCTTCACTGGGGCTTCCACACCATGTAGATTCAAAAGAGTCAGAGATGCTGAGGGATCTCTATGCTGTGCTTTGGACAATGAGGGAGCAGATCCAGGAGCTAGTCCGACGGCAGGAGAGACGGAAGCAGCGGCATTCCCGACTCCCTGCCTGTACCTCTTCAGCTCGAGGTTCAAAACAGGATGCCCGTAGTCCCCTCTAG